CGGCGGCCGCACCGATCACCCACCACCACCAACTGTTGGTTATAGTTCGGGTAGACATGCTCGACACCCTCCTGTTTGCGCCGCAATATCTGGCGCGGATAGGGATTCACCGCTCCCACCACAACCCAACGATATTCTATCCCCCGGCCGCAAAATTGCCAGAGTCATTAAAGATGGCTGCTACCACAGGCCCATTTAACCCGGCCCTGGCCGTTTTGGCCCGTTGGCGGCTTGCGGCAGGGCTTAATATGATGGACCCTTTTACAGCGTCGAACAGTCCAAAAGTCGAAGGGGCCAAAAATCTAAGAGTTGATTAGGCCATTTATCTTGTTCTTTTCGATTTTTCGACGATTTGACTTTTTCGACCCTCCCTGCCGCGTTCCCTCCGCGCCATCATGAGCAAGCAGCTCGACAACGATCCATTCAAAGATTCCGTAATGACCTTCGGGGAGCATCTGCTGGAGCTGCGCAGTAGCCTCTGGCGCGCTCTAATTGGACTGGCCGTCGGCACGCTGCTCGGCTTTTTCTTGGCCGATGCCATTGTCCGCTTCATCCAAAGTCCCCTCGAAAACGCGCTGGAAGTCTATTACCGCAGCGCTGCCGAAGAGGAACTGTACAAAATCAACCCCAATCCCAGCCAGGCTGATCTCGCCCGTGTCCAATCCGAGGGAATGGTTTTCCAGCGCGTCTATGTCGATCCGCAACAACTGGCCGACGCCGTCGGAAAAACGCATCCCGAATTGGTTTCGGCGCCGCAACCGGCACCCCCCGCGCCATCGAATCCCCAATCGCAGGCAGGCCCGTCGCCAGGGCTCCAAGAATTGCTCCTCTGGCATAAGCTCGACAACGATCCTCGCACCCACACCAAAAGCCTCAGCGGGCAAGAGCCCTTCATGATCTGGCTCAAGGCTGCGCTGATCGCCGGCTTCGTCATCGCCAGTCCCTGGATTTTTTTTCAACTCTGGTCATTCGTGGCGGCCGGCTTGTACTCCAAAGAAAAGCGATTGGTGAAGGTTTATTTGCCAATGAGTCTGGGCCTATTTTTGTTTGGCGTGTATATGTCGTTCTTCGTGTTTAAGCCGATCTTAGCGTTTTTCCTCGGCTTCAATCGTTCGATGGGCATCGATCCGGAGCCCCGCATCAGCGAGTGGCTCAGTTTCGTGTTGTTTTTGCCGTTGGGCTTCGGGCTGGCCTTCCAGTTGCCGCTGGTGATGCTGTTTTTGGAGCGCGTCCGCATATTCACGATTCGCTCTTATCTAAGCAACTGGCGAATTTCCGTCCTCGTC
The sequence above is a segment of the Pirellulales bacterium genome. Coding sequences within it:
- the tatC gene encoding twin-arginine translocase subunit TatC, coding for MSKQLDNDPFKDSVMTFGEHLLELRSSLWRALIGLAVGTLLGFFLADAIVRFIQSPLENALEVYYRSAAEEELYKINPNPSQADLARVQSEGMVFQRVYVDPQQLADAVGKTHPELVSAPQPAPPAPSNPQSQAGPSPGLQELLLWHKLDNDPRTHTKSLSGQEPFMIWLKAALIAGFVIASPWIFFQLWSFVAAGLYSKEKRLVKVYLPMSLGLFLFGVYMSFFVFKPILAFFLGFNRSMGIDPEPRISEWLSFVLFLPLGFGLAFQLPLVMLFLERVRIFTIRSYLSNWRISVLVIWVIAAVLTPGDPYSIFFLAVPLMLLFFGGILLCKWWPRGS